The following nucleotide sequence is from bacterium.
GATTTCAAAAACACCAACCATTTAATCTGTCTTAATTGCATTAATAAGTTTACTCTAAAAAAGATTTAGTATCAACTAAATGTAAATCCATTAGAATAGCGACAATATTAAACATCCCTTGACCTTACAATTTCTTTCGGTATATTTTAAGTAGATAGAATTATGGATAAAAATATTTGCTTCACAAAAGAAAGAGTTGATAGGGGTGTCATGTCCGATTGGACATCAGTACTCAAAGTAAATCCTATCCCGGAATTACTCGAGTTTAACGAAATTGGATTGATTAACCGTGTAAAGCGTGACCTTCTTTCGACACAGCAAGATTGTCCATCTGAACCTGTTTGTGAGGCTATCACCTATAAAGCGATAGCCCGCCGTCAAAAACCAGATGGAAGCTGGCGCGAATCCGGAAGTAAAAAAAATGAAGAGGTTTGGACTTTTATAACTACACTTCGTTCACTCTATCTTCTTCTAGACCTCGGGTCGAGTATAAACGATGAGATTTTCGAGCACGGCGTCCAATACCTCATTGGCACACAGACAAAAGAAGGCGATTTTCGTGGTGCTTACGGTGCTACTATCCCCGCCCCTGATTATACAGGTATGGTTCTGGATGTTTTTCTCAGAGGCGGCTTCGATGACGACCATATCATAAATAATGCCTTCGATTGGCTTTTATCCATTCGTAGAAACAAAGGCGGTTGGGCGATACCCGTTTTGCGCAGCAATTCTAAAAAAGATCCCTCGAGTCATAATGTAACAGGCATGACCCTTCGAGGTTTTGCCTCCGATCCGAAAAAGCAGCATGAAGATGTCGCCAAAATAGCTGCCACTTTTCTCGCTGAATCCTTTTTTAAACCGGATGATTATCCCGATAGGCGCCGTGCAGAGTATTGGGGCAAATTAGCATATCCATTCTGGTTCACCGATATTCTCTCCGCGATGGATGTCCTTTCTCGGCTTGGATTCGGTCTA
It contains:
- a CDS encoding terpene cyclase/mutase family protein, with protein sequence MDKNICFTKERVDRGVMSDWTSVLKVNPIPELLEFNEIGLINRVKRDLLSTQQDCPSEPVCEAITYKAIARRQKPDGSWRESGSKKNEEVWTFITTLRSLYLLLDLGSSINDEIFEHGVQYLIGTQTKEGDFRGAYGATIPAPDYTGMVLDVFLRGGFDDDHIINNAFDWLLSIRRNKGGWAIPVLRSNSKKDPSSHNVTGMTLRGFASDPKKQHEDVAKIAATFLAESFFKPDDYPDRRRAEYWGKLAYPFWFTDILSAMDVLSRLGFGLEFGRIERAYQWLLKQQQQNGFWINELHKREKTPDPWLTYAALKTIKSFNE